The following coding sequences lie in one Fusarium poae strain DAOMC 252244 chromosome 1, whole genome shotgun sequence genomic window:
- the COX4 gene encoding Cytochrome c oxidase subunit 4 produces MEFEALEAMMTILKPPYSVTTARALFQLRPKSAHPSQIPRQHPLPRIPRVILIARRKPDPIRTTTMFLQRSAITAARRVAARPAVARTFVTSVARRDASRPTTPSEQAAALAGTAEKKVGSYKVLKEIQTEEDLFGPGAAPGTVPTDLEQSTGLERLEILGKMEGVDIFDMRPLDATRLGTMKDPIMVRSAGEEQFAGCTGFPADSHGVNWLGLTRERPIERCPECGSVYKMDYVGPEDDHHHHHPPEFEEPKTFADYIKPEYRYK; encoded by the exons ATGGAATTTGAAGCTCTTGAAGCTATGATGACGATTCTGAAGCCGCCTTATTCAGTGACTACAGCGAGAGCTTT ATTCCAACTTCGACCCAAATCAGCCCATCCCTCACAAATCCCTCGACAACACCCTCTACCTCGCATCCCCCGAGTCATCCTCATTGCCAGGCGCAAACCCGATCCGATAAGAACTACAACAATGTTCCTGCAACGCTCCGCCATCACCGCGGCTCGCCGCGTCGCTGCCCGACCTGCTGTCGCTCGCACCTTTGTCACCTCCGTCGCTCGCC GTGATGCCAGCCGTCCTACCACCCCCAGCGAGCAGGCCGCTGCTCTTGCTGGCActgccgagaagaaggttggATCCTACAAGGTTCTGAAGG AGATCCAGACTGAGGAGGATCTCTTCGGTCCTGGTGCCGCCCCCGGTACCGTCCCTACCGATCTCGAGCAGTCCACCGGTCTCGAGCGTCTGGAGATTCTCGGTAAGATGGAGGGTGTCGACATCTTCGACATGCGCCCTCTCGATGCCACCCGCCTCGGAACGATGAAGGACCCCATCATGGTCCGATCTGCTGGTGAGGAGCAGTTCGCTGGTTGCACTGGTTTCCCTGCCGACTCTCACGGTGTTAACTGGCTCGGC CTCACCCGCGAGCGCCCTATCGAGCGATGCCCCGAGTGCGGCAGCGTCTACAAGATGGACtacgtcggtcctgaggacgatcaccaccaccaccaccctcCTGAGTTTGAGGAGCCCAAGACTTTTGCCGATTACATCAAGCCTGAGTACCGATACAAATAA